The Rhizobium sp. WSM4643 genome window below encodes:
- a CDS encoding MFS transporter, producing the protein MSPALFALAVAAFAIGTTEFVMIGLVPDVALDLTVTIPQAGLLVTGYALAVTVGAPTVTALTGRLPRRGLVAGLMGLFTLGNLLGGAAPTYEVLLAGRIVTGVAHGVFFAVGAPIAMGLADRERGARAVATMFAGLTFAMVIGVPFGTIVGQSLGWRAPLLAVAVLGCLATALLRLLLPREIPHVRPAGLQSQFAVLMKPRLLALYFIAMTGFGGSFVVFTFLAPLLREVTHVSPAAVSLALMAFGAAAVVGNFGGGRLSDALGTRRGLIAALVGLVLALATLPFSAPHVLTMFANLLLWSACCFCLGPIVQSGVVAAAEEVAPGAVATASGFNIAAFNFGIATFSAIGGLLVAGPGIMTTPWGAQLLAALRLSPVCLSAHTSRGACRFPAKDLILQPDQHLAKGLSYGDLCRAPPRRFRSS; encoded by the coding sequence ATGTCGCCTGCATTGTTCGCGCTTGCCGTGGCGGCCTTCGCCATCGGCACGACAGAGTTCGTCATGATCGGGCTTGTCCCGGATGTCGCGCTCGATCTTACGGTAACGATACCCCAAGCCGGTCTGCTTGTGACTGGCTATGCCCTGGCCGTGACCGTTGGGGCGCCGACGGTCACGGCCCTTACTGGAAGGCTTCCCCGCCGCGGGCTTGTGGCTGGGCTGATGGGCCTGTTCACGCTCGGAAATCTGCTCGGCGGCGCTGCGCCGACTTATGAAGTGCTGCTGGCCGGGCGGATCGTGACCGGAGTGGCGCACGGAGTGTTCTTCGCAGTCGGCGCACCGATTGCGATGGGCCTGGCGGATCGTGAGCGTGGCGCGCGGGCGGTGGCGACGATGTTCGCAGGGCTTACCTTTGCAATGGTCATCGGTGTCCCATTCGGCACAATCGTCGGGCAGAGCCTTGGGTGGCGAGCACCGCTGCTAGCGGTGGCTGTGCTCGGATGCCTCGCGACAGCGCTATTGCGACTTTTGTTGCCGCGGGAAATCCCCCACGTTCGGCCCGCCGGATTGCAGTCGCAGTTCGCCGTACTGATGAAGCCCCGCCTCCTGGCGCTCTATTTCATCGCTATGACCGGGTTTGGTGGATCATTCGTGGTTTTCACCTTTCTCGCACCGCTGCTGAGGGAGGTAACCCACGTGTCACCGGCCGCAGTCAGTTTGGCGCTCATGGCATTCGGCGCAGCTGCGGTGGTCGGGAATTTTGGCGGAGGCCGGCTTAGCGATGCGCTCGGCACGCGGCGCGGCCTCATCGCAGCGCTGGTCGGCCTCGTCCTGGCGCTTGCGACGCTGCCCTTTTCAGCCCCGCACGTCCTGACAATGTTCGCCAACCTGCTCCTCTGGTCTGCCTGCTGCTTCTGTCTTGGCCCCATCGTTCAATCGGGCGTGGTCGCGGCGGCGGAAGAGGTCGCGCCCGGCGCGGTCGCGACGGCTTCGGGCTTCAACATCGCCGCGTTCAACTTCGGCATCGCAACATTCTCCGCGATCGGCGGTCTGCTCGTGGCCGGCCCCGGTATTATGACGACGCCCTGGGGGGCGCAGCTGCTGGCTGCGCTGCGCTTGTCGCCAGTTTGTTTGTCCGCTCACACCAGCCGGGGCGCATGCCGATTTCCGGCGAAAGATCTAATCCTGCAGCCTGATCAACACTTAGCGAAAGGACTGTCTTATGGAGACCTATGTCGTGCGCCCCCCCGGCGGTTTAGATCGTCTTGA
- a CDS encoding class I SAM-dependent methyltransferase, giving the protein MRILKPLLLPLILAAPLPMATVQAAPADVPAAVAAPRRPGEAVALDESRKPVEVLKFLGLEQGDRALDLFTGTAAPFTRVGYYAEIIGRAVGPKGAVVAWEPANLLDDAGKKNFAGLIARVPNVHLISSTAADLTLDPASFDFVLMHLVYHDTYWENEEFQFPRMDPHAFLAKIFAATKPGGIVGVVDHVAAPGGDARAVVRKLHRIDPAVLRADFERAGFKLEAESDLLRNPDDDHSKLSLDPAIRGKTDRIIYRFRKPR; this is encoded by the coding sequence ATGCGCATTCTGAAACCGCTCCTGCTCCCGCTTATACTCGCCGCGCCATTGCCGATGGCGACAGTCCAAGCCGCTCCCGCCGATGTGCCGGCGGCCGTCGCCGCTCCCAGGAGGCCGGGCGAGGCGGTCGCGCTCGACGAAAGCCGCAAGCCCGTCGAGGTGCTGAAGTTTCTCGGGCTTGAACAGGGCGACCGCGCGCTCGACCTGTTCACCGGGACCGCGGCCCCGTTTACGCGCGTCGGCTATTATGCCGAGATCATCGGCCGCGCGGTCGGTCCCAAGGGTGCGGTGGTCGCGTGGGAGCCTGCCAATCTGCTCGACGATGCAGGCAAGAAGAACTTTGCCGGCCTGATCGCGCGCGTTCCCAACGTCCACCTGATCTCGAGCACCGCCGCCGATCTGACGCTCGACCCTGCGAGCTTCGACTTTGTGCTAATGCACCTCGTCTATCACGACACCTATTGGGAGAACGAAGAGTTCCAGTTTCCTCGGATGGACCCGCACGCGTTCCTCGCCAAAATCTTCGCGGCGACCAAGCCAGGCGGGATTGTCGGCGTCGTCGATCACGTCGCCGCGCCCGGCGGCGACGCACGCGCGGTCGTCAGAAAGCTCCACCGCATCGACCCGGCGGTGCTCCGAGCGGATTTCGAGCGCGCGGGGTTTAAGCTCGAAGCCGAGTCCGATCTGCTGCGCAACCCCGACGACGATCATTCAAAGCTGTCGCTCGATCCCGCGATCCGCGGAAAGACTGACCGCATCATTTACCGCTTCCGCAAACCCCGTTGA
- a CDS encoding NAD(P)-dependent oxidoreductase, translating to MDVAFIGLGQMGSGMADNLVAAGHQVTVWNRDRTKAEPFAERGATVAADLAAAARAGTVVTMLANDAAVEAVSFGDGGLLAAGPGLLHISCSTVSVDLTTSLAEAHVAAGQRFVSAQVLGRPDVAAAGKLSVIAAGAADDLDVAQPLFNAIGAATHRVGGRPVMAAAAKLAFNAGIPAIMQMLTEQFRIVAAHGIAADRMAALLLEVNYGNRLIGSYGPIIAEKRFEPAGLPMRLGRKDVGLALAAAGDAELPLTELIARRMDAIIAAGGGERDWSAVGQTD from the coding sequence ATGGATGTAGCATTCATCGGACTTGGGCAAATGGGCTCGGGTATGGCCGACAACCTCGTGGCGGCCGGCCACCAGGTTACCGTCTGGAACCGGGACCGGACCAAGGCTGAGCCGTTCGCTGAGCGGGGCGCGACGGTCGCCGCTGATCTTGCCGCGGCCGCTCGGGCTGGCACCGTCGTGACGATGCTTGCCAATGACGCCGCTGTGGAGGCGGTCTCGTTCGGCGACGGCGGGCTGCTCGCTGCAGGTCCCGGCCTGCTCCATATCTCGTGCAGCACGGTCAGCGTGGACCTCACCACTTCGCTGGCGGAGGCGCATGTCGCGGCAGGACAGCGGTTCGTGTCGGCGCAGGTCTTGGGCCGCCCAGACGTCGCGGCCGCCGGCAAGCTGTCGGTCATCGCGGCAGGCGCGGCGGACGATCTGGACGTAGCACAGCCCTTGTTCAACGCGATCGGGGCGGCGACACATCGGGTCGGCGGCCGCCCGGTGATGGCCGCGGCGGCGAAGCTCGCCTTCAACGCCGGCATCCCAGCCATCATGCAGATGCTGACGGAGCAGTTCCGCATCGTTGCCGCCCACGGTATCGCCGCGGATCGGATGGCGGCGCTGCTGCTCGAAGTGAACTACGGCAATCGCCTGATTGGTAGTTACGGACCGATCATCGCGGAAAAGCGGTTCGAGCCGGCGGGACTCCCTATGCGATTGGGCCGCAAGGATGTGGGCTTGGCGCTCGCGGCGGCAGGCGATGCCGAACTGCCGCTGACGGAGCTGATCGCCAGACGCATGGACGCGATTATCGCCGCTGGCGGTGGGGAGCGCGATTGGTCTGCGGTTGGCCAGACAGATTAG
- a CDS encoding NAD(P)H-dependent oxidoreductase, translated as MKVLIVYAHPEPTSLTRQLVDVTAETLSAAGHTVVHSDLYGMKWKAVYDADDFPMRSNPERLSFIMESGNAYASGHQTPDVIAEQQKLLTADAVVLQFPLWWYGVPAILKGWIERVYAFGFAYGYQNGSNEFRFGDGILKGKRALVNVQAGGPAADYGPRGINGPIEQLLFPLTHGALFYPGMDVLPTHAVYGAGHVSTAEEVEAIKAAWRVRLAGLFTDTPIPFRSQNGGDFPDRHTMSDDVAPGQTGLVAHVADLVDA; from the coding sequence ATGAAAGTTCTTATTGTTTACGCGCACCCTGAGCCCACTTCGCTGACACGGCAACTGGTCGACGTGACCGCTGAGACGCTGTCGGCAGCTGGGCACACCGTGGTTCATTCGGACCTCTACGGCATGAAGTGGAAGGCGGTGTACGACGCCGATGACTTTCCGATGCGCAGCAACCCTGAACGGCTGTCGTTCATCATGGAGTCAGGCAATGCTTACGCAAGCGGGCATCAGACGCCCGACGTGATCGCCGAGCAGCAGAAGCTGCTCACGGCGGATGCTGTGGTCCTGCAATTCCCGTTGTGGTGGTACGGCGTGCCCGCGATCCTGAAGGGCTGGATAGAGCGGGTCTATGCCTTCGGTTTTGCCTACGGCTATCAGAATGGCTCCAACGAGTTCCGCTTTGGCGACGGCATCCTCAAGGGCAAGCGAGCGCTGGTCAACGTGCAGGCAGGCGGCCCAGCGGCCGACTATGGCCCGCGGGGTATCAACGGTCCGATCGAGCAGCTGTTGTTCCCGCTGACCCATGGCGCGCTGTTCTACCCCGGCATGGACGTGCTCCCGACGCACGCGGTCTATGGCGCGGGTCACGTTTCCACGGCGGAGGAAGTCGAGGCGATCAAAGCGGCATGGCGTGTGCGCCTCGCCGGGCTATTCACCGACACGCCGATCCCCTTCCGGTCGCAAAACGGCGGCGACTTCCCCGATCGCCACACCATGTCCGACGATGTTGCGCCGGGCCAAACCGGCCTCGTCGCGCACGTTGCCGATCTGGTCGACGCATAA
- a CDS encoding LysR family transcriptional regulator, translating to MPLQLIYDLHIKPHGAVLKSNLLSVVIQQMDTKNLDLGLLVTLEALLAEGNVTRAARRLNLSQPALSARLARLRDELGDPLLIPAQRGMVLTQRAVELRQPLHDALEGVRRVVAEGMSSDPATMEATLVIAASDYVQFALLSRFSVALKTEAPKVRIAWRALDLLALATQLERGEVDLALASPDHAPAAMRQRQLFQESYAVIARKGHPAVQGRLSLDVFCALEHVVVSPQGGGFSGPTDAALEAVGRRRTVALSTSGFLIVPEVVSRSDMIALIPRRIADGWSDRVQVLEPPLTIPGFTIVSVWHDRTTNHPAQRWLRDRLAALA from the coding sequence ATGCCCCTGCAACTTATTTACGATCTTCATATAAAGCCGCATGGTGCGGTGTTGAAATCGAACCTTCTGTCTGTTGTTATCCAGCAAATGGATACCAAGAACCTTGATCTCGGCCTACTCGTCACGCTCGAAGCTCTGCTGGCGGAAGGGAACGTCACACGTGCCGCCCGGCGCTTGAACCTGAGCCAGCCCGCCTTGTCGGCCCGGCTGGCGCGGCTTCGAGATGAACTCGGCGATCCCCTCCTCATTCCGGCTCAGCGTGGGATGGTGCTGACCCAGCGCGCCGTCGAGCTTCGGCAACCGTTGCATGACGCGCTAGAGGGTGTCCGTAGGGTTGTGGCAGAGGGAATGTCGTCCGACCCGGCGACCATGGAGGCCACCCTCGTCATCGCCGCGAGTGACTATGTGCAGTTTGCTCTGCTTAGCCGCTTCTCGGTCGCGCTCAAAACCGAGGCACCCAAGGTCCGCATCGCCTGGCGTGCCCTCGACTTGCTGGCGCTCGCCACGCAGTTGGAGCGGGGCGAAGTCGACTTGGCCTTGGCATCTCCAGACCATGCACCGGCGGCCATGCGCCAGCGCCAGCTCTTTCAAGAGAGTTACGCGGTGATCGCCCGGAAGGGACACCCGGCCGTGCAGGGCCGTCTCAGCCTGGACGTATTCTGCGCTCTGGAGCACGTCGTCGTGTCACCCCAGGGCGGCGGGTTCTCGGGACCTACCGATGCAGCACTGGAGGCCGTCGGCCGCCGCCGCACCGTAGCCCTGTCCACGTCGGGCTTTCTGATCGTGCCAGAGGTCGTGTCGCGGTCCGACATGATCGCTTTGATCCCACGGCGGATTGCCGATGGCTGGTCGGATCGGGTGCAGGTGTTGGAACCGCCACTCACCATCCCCGGCTTCACCATCGTGAGTGTCTGGCACGACCGGACCACCAACCATCCGGCACAACGCTGGCTGCGTGACAGGCTTGCTGCGTTGGCATGA
- a CDS encoding tyrosine-type recombinase/integrase, whose product MTEISPLRRRMIDDMTIRNLSPATQRSYLHAVTKFSRYFGRSPDRLGLADVRAFQVHLVSSGLSWPALNQTVCALRFFFGVTLGHAEIPERIAYARTPAKLPTILNGDEIVRFLEAVPSLRTRTALTTAYAAGLRASEAVHLKVRDVDGERGIIRVEHGKGGKDRNVMLSAQLLAILRVYWRLARPEVWLFPGRDETKPIDVQVLYSACRSACTAAGIDKRVTVHTLRHSFATHLLESGTDIRIIQVLLGHNNLSTTARYTKVSNTLIRSTTSPLDRLTLEVVPPG is encoded by the coding sequence ATGACAGAGATAAGCCCGCTACGCCGGCGCATGATCGATGACATGACGATCCGCAATCTTTCGCCAGCGACGCAACGATCGTATTTGCATGCGGTGACGAAGTTCTCGCGCTATTTCGGCCGATCGCCAGACCGTCTTGGACTGGCAGACGTGCGCGCGTTTCAGGTGCATCTGGTCTCCTCGGGCCTATCGTGGCCGGCCTTGAACCAGACAGTTTGTGCCCTGCGGTTCTTCTTTGGCGTCACGCTCGGTCATGCCGAGATACCGGAACGCATTGCCTATGCCCGGACACCCGCCAAGCTGCCGACGATCCTAAACGGCGACGAGATCGTGCGGTTTCTGGAAGCGGTTCCGAGCCTGAGGACCCGCACCGCACTGACGACAGCTTATGCAGCGGGGCTGCGCGCCTCGGAAGCTGTCCATCTCAAGGTCCGCGACGTTGATGGCGAACGCGGCATCATCCGCGTCGAGCACGGCAAGGGCGGAAAGGATCGCAACGTCATGCTGTCAGCGCAGTTGCTCGCGATCCTGCGGGTCTATTGGCGGCTGGCGAGACCCGAGGTCTGGCTGTTCCCGGGCCGGGACGAGACCAAGCCCATCGACGTCCAGGTTCTGTATTCTGCCTGCCGTTCGGCGTGCACTGCTGCCGGCATCGACAAAAGGGTGACGGTCCATACGCTGCGTCACAGCTTTGCCACCCATCTTCTGGAAAGCGGAACCGACATCCGCATCATCCAGGTTTTGCTCGGCCACAACAATCTGTCCACCACGGCACGCTACACGAAGGTTTCCAATACCCTGATCCGCAGCACGACCAGCCCGCTCGACCGGTTGACGTTAGAGGTGGTGCCGCCAGGCTGA
- a CDS encoding IS91 family transposase yields MAAGLEVADIFRRHGERYRQTHDAHLGRVERRVMSAVEMCRTARLGGHVQQCQDCAAFRIAYNSCRNRHCPKCQGQASRDWLAARKADLLPVGYFHVVFTLPQQIAAIAFQNKNTVYTILFRAIAETLRKLAADPRHLGAEIGFIAVLHSWGQNLHYHPHIHCIVPGGGLSFDQSRWVACRQSFFLPVRVLSRLFRRLFLNELKQAYDLGQLQFFGDIAGLADPLAFNRTIKAARRIDWVVYAKPPFAGPEQVLAYLGRYTHRIAISNSRLVSIDGDRVTFRWKDYRTGGRQKVMTLDAHEFIRRFLLHTVPDSFHRIRHYGLLANGHRQLKLDLCRSLLDIPPPEQTAEEPDAKPPPLAQRCSCCGGTMTIIGAWTPLQPVRRPAWNDSS; encoded by the coding sequence ATGGCGGCGGGACTGGAGGTGGCGGACATTTTTCGCCGCCACGGGGAAAGATATCGTCAAACACACGACGCTCATCTCGGGCGTGTCGAACGCCGGGTCATGAGTGCGGTCGAGATGTGCCGGACCGCTCGCCTGGGCGGGCATGTCCAGCAATGTCAGGACTGCGCGGCGTTCCGCATCGCCTATAATTCCTGCCGCAACCGGCATTGCCCAAAGTGCCAGGGACAAGCGAGCCGTGACTGGCTTGCTGCACGGAAGGCCGACCTTCTGCCTGTCGGCTATTTCCACGTGGTCTTCACCCTACCGCAGCAGATCGCTGCAATCGCCTTCCAGAACAAGAATACCGTTTACACGATCCTGTTTCGCGCCATCGCCGAGACGCTGCGCAAGCTTGCTGCGGATCCCAGACATCTGGGTGCGGAGATCGGCTTCATCGCGGTGCTGCACTCCTGGGGACAGAACCTCCATTATCACCCGCATATCCATTGCATCGTGCCGGGCGGTGGGTTGTCATTCGACCAGTCCCGTTGGGTTGCCTGCCGGCAAAGCTTCTTTCTGCCCGTACGGGTCCTGTCGCGTCTGTTCCGGCGGCTGTTTCTCAACGAGCTGAAGCAGGCCTACGATCTGGGCCAACTTCAATTCTTCGGCGATATCGCCGGTCTGGCCGATCCGCTCGCCTTCAATCGAACCATCAAAGCAGCGCGTCGCATCGACTGGGTGGTCTATGCCAAGCCGCCATTTGCCGGACCCGAACAGGTGCTGGCCTATCTCGGCCGCTATACCCATCGCATTGCCATCTCCAATTCCCGCCTGGTCAGCATCGATGGCGATCGAGTCACATTCCGATGGAAGGACTATCGAACGGGCGGCAGGCAAAAGGTGATGACGCTCGATGCCCACGAGTTCATCCGCCGTTTCCTGCTTCACACGGTTCCGGACAGCTTTCACCGCATTCGTCATTACGGCCTGCTTGCCAATGGCCATCGGCAACTGAAGCTGGACCTGTGCCGAAGCCTGCTCGACATCCCGCCGCCGGAGCAGACGGCCGAAGAACCGGACGCAAAGCCACCACCTTTGGCGCAGCGCTGCTCCTGTTGCGGCGGAACCATGACGATCATCGGCGCGTGGACCCCGCTCCAGCCCGTACGTCGGCCAGCATGGAACGACAGTTCATGA
- a CDS encoding alpha/beta fold hydrolase produces MASDNFDLSRRGLLKLSGTALALTATHSNSLAATKGSARLFYTDVGTGTNVMLLHGWACDSHDWSWQLPMLESKYRVVALDLRGHGRSEVMPSGTYTPDDYVADIEALITANFASQKFVVMGHSMGGQIAARLASKRPDLVTAVVSMDGALGFSDEVGAFFMKTADGLKTGDPGIVGPELFKTAYDAATSPAIKRWHTRRLQGTPQHVVRESFGPLFFGEGQIGVGSASEEFCRTLGVPFYHLCRDQSQADRMSTWFTSRKSRVDVWKNAGHWIMQDRPEDVNVAIAEWVDTL; encoded by the coding sequence ATGGCTTCTGATAATTTCGATCTCTCGAGACGTGGGCTTCTCAAACTAAGTGGAACAGCCTTGGCGCTAACCGCAACCCATAGCAATTCGCTTGCTGCTACGAAGGGTTCGGCAAGACTTTTTTACACGGATGTCGGAACTGGTACCAACGTGATGCTTCTTCACGGCTGGGCATGCGACTCTCACGATTGGAGTTGGCAGTTGCCGATGTTGGAGAGCAAATATCGTGTTGTCGCCCTCGATCTGCGAGGTCATGGTAGATCGGAGGTCATGCCGTCTGGCACCTATACTCCCGATGACTACGTCGCCGATATCGAAGCGCTGATCACGGCAAACTTCGCGAGCCAGAAATTTGTCGTGATGGGCCACTCAATGGGAGGCCAGATCGCTGCTCGACTTGCTTCAAAGCGGCCAGATCTGGTCACCGCGGTGGTGTCCATGGACGGTGCACTTGGTTTTTCCGATGAGGTGGGGGCCTTCTTCATGAAGACCGCGGATGGCTTGAAAACTGGTGATCCCGGCATTGTTGGGCCGGAGCTCTTCAAAACGGCCTATGATGCCGCAACATCGCCAGCAATCAAGCGATGGCATACAAGACGGCTACAGGGAACACCCCAGCATGTGGTGCGGGAATCGTTCGGGCCGCTGTTCTTCGGAGAGGGGCAAATCGGGGTCGGAAGTGCAAGCGAAGAATTCTGCCGGACCCTGGGGGTCCCCTTCTACCACCTGTGCAGAGACCAATCGCAAGCCGATCGCATGAGCACCTGGTTCACGAGCCGAAAGTCAAGAGTTGATGTCTGGAAGAATGCGGGACACTGGATCATGCAGGACCGACCGGAGGACGTCAACGTCGCGATTGCAGAATGGGTCGACACGCTTTAG
- a CDS encoding NAD-binding protein: protein MIEKARPLLKAMGSTVTATGAIGSGHAAKALNNYVSAAGLQAACEAILIGREFGIDPNVLTDVLNLSTGKNNSTEVKLKPFIIPENFTSGFAMALMAKDIETAASLALQLGKPEPGLEHAAALWKESLERVGKAADHTEIYSYLKVARQDR, encoded by the coding sequence ATGATCGAGAAAGCCAGACCGCTGCTAAAAGCGATGGGCAGTACCGTTACCGCGACAGGCGCGATCGGATCCGGCCACGCAGCGAAGGCCCTGAACAACTATGTTTCTGCGGCGGGATTACAGGCGGCGTGCGAGGCGATCCTGATCGGTCGTGAGTTTGGCATCGATCCAAATGTGCTAACCGATGTCCTCAATCTGTCGACAGGAAAGAACAACTCTACCGAGGTAAAGCTCAAGCCGTTCATCATCCCGGAAAACTTCACGTCTGGCTTTGCCATGGCGTTGATGGCGAAAGATATAGAAACAGCAGCATCGCTTGCCCTACAGTTAGGGAAACCGGAACCGGGGCTGGAGCATGCGGCCGCATTGTGGAAGGAGAGTTTGGAACGAGTGGGGAAAGCTGCCGACCACACCGAAATATACAGCTATCTAAAAGTCGCCCGACAGGATCGCTGA
- a CDS encoding GNAT family N-acetyltransferase, giving the protein MFHINAEAIESVNQLSEMWGKLVADVNGAVTDDEGLAVRWADAKFAFYNALVVTAPVETEEQLRRLLLRSSEFMDGRAQPGCVWLFDDLVSPNLRAEIGSLARESGLISSFTCWGMAGDLITQDEPSHPLLRFERVTSAQHLDAYASLNARAYGLSEEDAMSTFRGSRLWREEIFAFVAYEGSNPVACAGACVVDGRLFLVLVATEAKRRRLGFGEAVTRKALYEASQSTGIKRVCLQATADGKPVYERIGLRSNSSLQLFSRHSA; this is encoded by the coding sequence ATGTTTCATATCAACGCTGAAGCAATTGAATCGGTCAACCAGCTCTCTGAAATGTGGGGCAAACTCGTCGCGGACGTAAACGGTGCTGTGACCGACGATGAAGGGCTTGCGGTGCGATGGGCCGATGCGAAGTTTGCCTTCTACAATGCGCTTGTTGTGACTGCTCCAGTGGAGACCGAGGAGCAATTGAGACGGCTTCTTTTGCGGTCGTCAGAGTTCATGGATGGCCGTGCGCAACCAGGTTGCGTTTGGCTTTTTGATGACTTGGTTTCGCCGAACCTCAGAGCTGAGATCGGCTCGTTGGCGCGTGAGAGCGGATTGATCAGTTCGTTCACGTGTTGGGGAATGGCAGGCGATCTGATAACCCAAGATGAACCCAGCCACCCTTTGTTGCGGTTTGAGCGGGTAACCAGCGCGCAGCATCTTGACGCATATGCCAGCCTGAATGCCAGGGCATACGGCTTATCCGAAGAGGATGCGATGTCAACGTTTCGCGGGTCGCGCCTCTGGCGCGAAGAGATATTCGCTTTCGTTGCTTACGAGGGCTCAAATCCTGTTGCTTGCGCAGGCGCCTGTGTGGTGGACGGGCGATTATTTCTGGTCTTGGTTGCCACAGAAGCAAAGCGCCGCCGGCTCGGCTTTGGAGAAGCTGTCACGCGCAAGGCCTTATACGAGGCAAGCCAGTCAACCGGCATCAAACGCGTCTGCCTTCAAGCAACAGCAGACGGGAAGCCGGTTTACGAACGGATAGGCCTGCGCTCGAATTCGTCGCTTCAGCTTTTCTCTCGACATTCGGCTTAA
- a CDS encoding GNAT family N-acetyltransferase — MMTSTGLANLLPCDRRRSLFPDGRRLPPRGSSCSAAAAIGIGNSLIKATLDTARRMRCRRLVLDTMPAMTSAIAAYEALGFQRINPYWNNILPVIYYGKTL; from the coding sequence ATGATGACTTCAACGGGGTTAGCCAACCTACTGCCATGTGACCGTCGCCGCAGCCTCTTTCCCGATGGTCGCAGATTACCTCCGCGAGGTTCTTCGTGTTCAGCTGCGGCCGCGATCGGGATCGGAAACTCACTGATCAAAGCTACGCTTGATACGGCGAGAAGAATGAGGTGCAGACGTCTGGTCCTCGATACCATGCCCGCTATGACCTCCGCGATCGCGGCCTATGAGGCACTGGGCTTCCAGAGGATCAATCCGTACTGGAATAACATTCTGCCCGTTATTTATTACGGCAAGACACTTTGA
- a CDS encoding pyridoxal phosphate-dependent decarboxylase family protein — translation MTPEEFRQRGHEIIDWLADYHAKISDYPVQPATQPGDVKAMLPAVPPVEAEGFDQIIADLDKVVLPNISHWQHPRFFGYFPSNSLGSGILGDLVSSGLGVLGLSWQSSPAVTEIEEVAVDWFRQMVGLSSAWFGVINDTASTSTLVALLCAREKTTRFSLAGRGLQAEHRPLTIYTSASAHSSVEKAALLAGFGRENVRMVDTDRNFAMRPEALEHAIVADIHSGSTPCAIVAAVGGTATVSIDPLSNIADIALRHGLWLHVDAAMAGNAMILPELRWMWDGIEDADSVVINAHKWLGVPFDCSLYFVRDEPHLLRVMSADPSFLQSSADEKVRNLRNAGIPLGRRFRALKLWFAIREQGVSGLQARLRRDIGLAQDLRSKVEAAPDWEVIAPVVLQTVCIVYRPKAVPPDRLDDFTRAWAHAVNTSGQAYITPATAAGHWMVRVSIGTIATAASDIEMVWRAIQEAAASLVPEFS, via the coding sequence ATGACGCCCGAAGAATTCCGACAGAGAGGTCATGAAATCATTGACTGGCTCGCGGACTATCATGCGAAGATATCTGACTATCCGGTCCAACCTGCGACACAGCCGGGTGATGTCAAAGCGATGCTTCCTGCCGTACCGCCGGTAGAAGCTGAGGGTTTTGACCAGATCATCGCTGATCTCGACAAGGTCGTTCTCCCGAATATTTCGCATTGGCAACACCCAAGGTTCTTTGGCTACTTCCCCTCTAACTCCCTTGGCTCTGGTATCTTGGGTGACCTCGTAAGTAGCGGACTTGGCGTGCTCGGCCTGTCCTGGCAGTCATCTCCCGCCGTGACTGAAATTGAGGAAGTCGCGGTCGACTGGTTCAGGCAAATGGTAGGCCTGTCATCGGCGTGGTTCGGAGTTATCAACGACACTGCGTCGACGAGCACATTGGTTGCTTTGCTGTGCGCGCGGGAGAAAACGACGAGATTTTCTCTTGCCGGGCGCGGCCTGCAGGCTGAACACCGGCCACTCACAATCTACACGTCGGCGAGCGCCCATTCATCGGTGGAAAAAGCGGCACTGCTGGCGGGATTCGGTCGTGAGAATGTCCGCATGGTGGATACCGACCGCAATTTCGCGATGCGTCCTGAGGCACTCGAGCATGCCATCGTCGCGGACATCCACTCCGGTTCCACTCCCTGTGCGATCGTAGCCGCCGTCGGTGGGACCGCTACCGTGTCGATCGATCCACTGTCCAACATCGCTGACATCGCGCTCAGACACGGCTTGTGGCTGCACGTCGATGCCGCCATGGCCGGTAACGCGATGATCCTGCCGGAGTTGCGTTGGATGTGGGACGGTATCGAGGACGCAGACAGCGTGGTAATAAACGCGCACAAATGGCTGGGCGTCCCATTTGATTGCTCGCTCTATTTCGTTCGAGACGAGCCTCATCTGCTTCGGGTGATGTCTGCCGATCCGAGCTTCCTTCAATCGAGTGCCGACGAAAAAGTGCGTAACCTACGCAACGCCGGCATTCCTCTGGGACGAAGGTTCAGGGCTTTGAAACTCTGGTTCGCCATACGCGAACAGGGCGTGTCCGGGTTGCAAGCCAGGTTGCGGCGAGACATTGGCCTGGCTCAGGATCTTCGGTCGAAAGTGGAAGCCGCCCCTGATTGGGAGGTCATCGCCCCCGTCGTTCTGCAGACCGTCTGTATTGTTTATCGGCCGAAGGCTGTTCCGCCCGACCGTCTCGATGATTTCACTCGCGCCTGGGCGCATGCGGTCAATACGTCAGGCCAGGCCTATATCACGCCGGCAACGGCGGCAGGGCATTGGATGGTCCGCGTCTCGATCGGTACAATAGCGACGGCAGCGAGCGATATAGAAATGGTCTGGCGGGCAATACAGGAAGCGGCTGCCTCGCTCGTCCCGGAATTTTCGTGA